acttttatCACCCTCTCAAACACCAATTTACCACAATGTAACCCAGCCGCCTGCCGGAGCAAAAAATGGCAGGAGAAACTTACAAAACTCCTAGCTGGTAAAGGTAACTAATCGAATGGATTATAATATTTACATCAGCCAAACGTAGTCCAACCAGATGAATCAGCCAGCCTAGTAGTTGTGAAAAGGACCTGATCTCCAAGTTCTAACAACGCCCAAAATCTGATCCACCTAACGTATATACTGCCGCACAACAAAAATAGTGTCTTGTTATCTAATCAGTGGAGCTCCGGCTTTCTACATATACATTCCTTCTTTTCTGAAAACAGATTACCAAGAAAAGCATTTCAGAATTCAATAATCACCCTTGTCCAATGCCATGATCAATAACATACAGGAACTAATAAGACTTGAGCTATGACTATGGAGGTGGGCAAGGAAGCGAGTCCAACACAAATAGAAGTTGATGAAAGGAAGTGACACCAAACTCATTAATAGACAAACCCAGACAGCACAAGCTCTCCCCTTTGACTTCTGATGATTGACGGAATTTAAGTCCATCTAGGGACTCGCATCTAAAagagcatatatattttttaatttttttttgaaaatggaaAAATCATGAGCAAGGACTGAAAACTTACAAATGGTCCTATATATTCACATAAACTAAAAGGATAGTTGGAAGGCACAATGTTTCTGTGTTGGAAGTGCTTACCCAAAAGGAGCAATTCTTTTAGCCTGCCCTTTCTCACTGAGATCAGTACAGTTCATTTACACTTCAAAGTAACCCAAAGTTTTCTCAACTCTTGCCTTTGTTGCTGAAAAAAGAATCAACATACCCaattcaacaaagaaaacaaaaaacaatactaaacagaaaaaaaaaatgacagcaTTCTAGCTGATATTAAAAACCCAGAGACTATCAAATCCAGAGCATTAGTTGAATTAATTACAGAGACCTGGCGTAGCTTTCTCAAAGCTAGATCTGATCTTTCTTGTAGCAGGCACCAATCCATTGCCATTTCATACTCAAGTGTATTGGGCTGAGAACAATGTGAAGTAGATACTGCTTCTTTCTGAGcagaaaacatattttaatcacAACAGGCGGGGGAGCGACAAAACAAAAGTTTCTCCACTTAAGTATTGTCTGCAGTGTGTGCAAGCATGGTTAAAGCAGGAATAAAATGTACCATCTCACGCTGCTTGTGGATTCTAAGTTTATTGATAACAAGATGACCAAAAAAGGTTGAATGCTTTCCTGGGAAACAAGGAGCAGCGATGCTGCCAACCAGAGGCCTGCAAAAATGAATATCAATAGAAGGATAAGCAGCAGCATTATCTACCAGATGATCATCTTTACCAGTGTGGAACAGTGCAAACTGAGCAGCAACACATTGATGCAATACAATGCCATCCTGTAAAACAAGGTTAGCCAGGCAAAAGGGCTACAATCTCAACATGAGAAAGGGAAAACAATAGAAGACTGGAGGGGAAAGTATAGATGCCACGAGGGAGATGCTCTATTGTCCCAAGTACTAACATGCAAGATAGTTTGGGGCttgacttcataatttttcagttgaggGGGACAATAATATTGATAAAACTGGAAAGCTTTGGCTGGAATTTCTACTGGTAAAGTAGAACCTCTGAGCAggaaatatttaattgatgtgCACCAGTGCTGAAATAGGGTGAAACcatacctcccatttgatagcATTAAACAACCTTCATCTAATTTTGCAGCTGCCATCTCTGCTACTTCCCTTTTCTGGAATATAACAAAAGCCTGACCTGCAGCatatacaagtaaaaaaatcaaagtccaGTAATAGGTAATTCTTTTTACAACAGAAGGGAGCATGTGCAGAACAACCCCCCCTcccccaacacacacacacatgaacaCAAAAGAAAACCGTGCTTGCTTaacaaatttatgatatttaacgAGTGATTGGCCCCTTTCATTTGTACCAGAGTGAGGGCTGGCAAGTGCAGTCCTTTGAATCATCTTCACAGTGCAACTTTGCTTGAAGGCATGCCAAATGATATCCTGATCCATAGCAATTAAATTATGAGCCTCAACACAATCTAAGGAACAGTACCGGGCAGCAACCACTACATggaacatgaaagaaaataaggatAGCAAGTATATACTGTAGGAAAACTACACGGGAAGTGTTTTACTACAATGCAGTTGTGATgtgaagcacaaatgaatggaagaACATAAAATTAGTAAAGAAAATGTATTCTAGAATTAGAATCACCTCTACTTCTGCTGAAGTATAAGACGGATCCAGATTCTGTAGCAGGACAAGAGTTCCTTGCTCGTGAGCAGTTTGCATTCTTTCTTCCCATGGCTGGTAGGAATATACAAGGCAATTCAAAAATTAGCTTAATGGGTCCCATTTTGACTTGTTTCTAATGACATCAACATTCTATGACAGCGCCTGCATTAAAAATCACTCTTTGTTTTTATGATGGGCCTTTGGCCCAACTAGTCCATCCCTGGGGCTAGAGCCTCCCTATATGGGACAGCCCATACGACTCCAGGATGAGCAAGCGGCCAACATCAGATTTTGTGGCCAATGGGCATTGAATCCTAAATCTTTAAAGAGTATCGGCAAACGTTGATTAAATAACATTGTTTCATTGGTCCTATAGagtttttgaaagcaaaatgtcaacaataaatatttagttaattgaGATTAATAAATCACTTGAAATCAGGAACCACAGCAAGATTGAGAAAGAATACTTACAAGTCCCCTAAACCACTTGCTTCTATCCTGTCAACATATCAATAACAAAGATGCAagtattaaatatcattttcacCAAAAGTTTCtcaccaacaacaacaaaacaagcACTATAAGAGATCAATGAGCACAATAAAAAGCAGGGAATATAAGACATCAATGAGCTAAAAACGAAGGAATTCAGGAAATCAATGAGGCTTGAGTACATCATTCCTTTTGCTGTAATCCAAATCACAAACATATATAGTTTATAATTTGTATAGAAACCACCCTTTTTTCATCTTCCATCTTTTCTTTGTTCAACATTAGTGCTCTTACCCTCTCCTACCCTTCCAGCTCTTCacttttgtgttatttttttcttaatagaaGTATTGCTGCTAAGTAAATGGTAGTGCAACACAAAagacattaataaataaaggtaaaaaaagacTCCTGGCAATGCAACTTACAGCTTCTGGCCTGCGAGTGACTTCCTGTATTTGGCAGTTAGTTTTACTGCCCTCCTCTGAAGGCTGTCTTAGAGATGCTTCAGGAAACTTGCCATTAGCAAGTCGAGTAAGCTTCTCATCAGGCTTTGGCCTTTTGGAAAGGCCGCTGTTGTTCTCATGACGATCTTTAGTGAGATTGGATTTTGATTTATCTTCAGAAGCAGGGGTTGTTTGGGCTACAGACTTGGAGTTGCTGCCATTGGAATCATGACTTACTTTCTGCACACCTTTCACCTTGTTATCATAAGATGCTTTTGCCAAATCATCAAGCTTTGCTTTCTTAGATGGCCGGTCATCTAAGTCACCAGAGTCTTTGGCAACTTTTACTTTCTCTTCAATTAGAACCTGATCAGCAAAGACTTTATCAACTTTACTTTCACTCCAGCCAACATCATCTTTAGAACTCGAATCGATGATGTCACTCGGTATGCCTTCCTTTTTATCAACTTTAGTCATTTCACCTAACCCTAAATTAGATGCAGAATTTTCTCCTGGTGAAGATTTCTGGTTGGCCAATGAAGGTTTTATGTCTGAAATTTGCTTAACTTTAGAGATTGAACTTGCCGTCTCACCAGAATTATCTACCAGCCGATCATTTATTTTAGTCACTTCATTAAACTTTACATGTGAACTAGAAGTAGCCTTCTCTCCAAGATAAGATTCTGTCCTGGTCAAAATCCTTGTGTCATTAGCAGCCACAACATTTCCACTTACTTCTTTCTTGTTTGAATCAAGTTTTGGAACACCACTGGAACTCTGATTACCCACTCTGTTCAATAAGACCTTCACTGCAGCAATTGAAGACGCAGCAAACATACAGAATTTAATGAGCATCAAGCAACTGATCAGATAAGAGCACAGGAGAATTGAAGGCAAAAAAACACATACCTTCAATCCCAGCAATTTTGTCATCTATCTTATCCAAGATCCTACAGTTCCCAACATCAAATGTACGATAAAAAACAAAGTCAGCCTCTTGAAGTTCTTCATCTGATGGTTGTGGATTCCTACTATCCTTTGAACTGCATACCACATTGCATTTTCCAGCAATTGCTTCCTGGTTTGATGCATGAGAAATTAAGATGACTAGTAGTACCTCAAAAGCACCAGCTATGTTtccatttcaaaaaacaataagaagtTCAAGTCCAGCAGGAAGATTTCtaaatttcagtaaaaaatataaaatcgaTGTTCCAAGGCACTAAGAAATAACAATGTTTCATTTCTGTTCAAAACCATTAAAGTTTATATGCATGATTGTCAGTGGACCACATAACATACCAGAAGGACCAATTGAAGATTTGACTAtgaattaagaataaaatagacGTAATTAAAAGTGTAAGTAttgaaaacaatacaattttgtTAAGAACACATTGGGTTATTTTCCTTGAAAAGGCCCAAAGAACCTAAGTAATAcaatccaaacaaaaaacagaGGACTGCTATATGTCCAACATAATCAAAGAAacctaaagttaaaaaaataactgattgtgccttttctctctctccccctcatGGTGAGAGCAGGCTAGGCCCCTCAAAGATGTCATGCCTGAAGTTTTTCACAGGTCCAATACAGATAATATACCAGTGTGTGTTTCATGTTATGTTGACACTGGTACCACCAAGGTAAATGATGAGTCCGAGCAACAAAGGGCCcagaaaatttaaagaaaattaacagCATGCTTGGCTGCTAATTTTGCTAACTTATGGCACcctatttttctccttttgcaAATATACAGCCCTCTGGTTTTCAGATTTTATTTTGCGCTATAAGACCCATCACCTTAGTTTAGCACTTGTGAGGTTACCTGATGAGTATGCTGTTATGAAAGCGCTCCTTGTACAACTTCAACACACAGCACATATTTATATGTGTTCGTTCTAATGTATTAAACATAATGTTATTCCAATATCAATTGTGTCGCAAAATTTACACTAGGCTTCCCCACTCCCCCAGTAAGAACTATATGTCATCCAAACAATGTCATTAAAGTCATAATAAGTCACTACCAACAAGCCAAAAGTTATATTAAAGAAAgttatagtttaaaattaattaccaaaCAATATGTCATTATAGTCATATAATAAGTCACTACCAACAAGCCAAAAGTTATATTAAAGGAAgttatagtttaaaattaattaccaaaGGATTAACATTTGTGCTGCCTACACCTTCACCAGATGCCAAAAACAATTCATTCTCAGCAGTCTTCTCATCTCCAAGATAATTGGAAATCTCACGAGGACAGAAAAACCACAGAACCTTCACTTTCTTTGTCTTGTCAGCATTCTCCCATATCTTTAGGAGCTTCCCAATATAAGGCTCTTTCTCACCTTCCTCGTACATGTAAACAGAATCATATAGAGCATACTCCACACCATCATAGGAGAAAGattcataaaattttacatCTTTCTTTTTCCCACCAACTCCTCTCTGTTTACCCCACTTAAATTCGATGTTCTCAACTTTTTTTGCTTCTACCATACTCAAATAACAGGATATTCCAGATTTTTGTATTCAGTAAAACGTGTAGAACcaagctggaaaaaaaaacagaaaaggggAAAAACATTTCAGAAATAAGCATGAGAGTTAGAGCAACATCAGAAGATGGCTAAAGTAATTTAAACAGATAGTCATGAGGACAGGACAATAGGAGGTAAAAACACTTGAATTATTTCTAAACCAAACCTTACTAAGGTGGAACCAGTAAATAGCTAGTCCTATATGTAAATACCAATCAAGTGACATCTATAAACAATCCACAGGTAATTTATTCATCAAGATTAATCATGCAGAGTTAGTTAGCCCCGTGATCATGCATAAATTTGTTAATTAGCTTATCTAACTAAAAATCTAAGCATTCTGAAGACACAAAAACTTAGACAGAGATTATAACACATAATCGCAATGTGCGGGTAAATAACATTTCACTTTCAACTGTAAGCTATCAGCAACTTAACTATCCACTCATGAATGCCGCAACCCTCCCTGTTTTTTATCTTTCCAAAATCAATCTTAGGGTTTTGCCCCCTTCTTTTGATGAAATGAAATGCTGTTATGGTATAAAAAACAGCAGCATTGTAAAATACCTAAGTGCTCTGTGATATTTTACATTATCAAAACAACAATTAACCCTAGAAACCCTAAATTTATAATGGCATACTAATGCCACAGTAATACTCTGTATTTATGTATAATTAAACAACTTGGCACCAAAACAAGAGCAAAAGTATGCAAAATAACACTACATTCATGTATATGAacagaaaataaagtaaaaaaatactcCTTCCacgtaaataaaataaaaatcgtCGACTAAATTCTTGTGAAACAAAATGATATCGACAAAAAACGAACTATGTGCTTTTCTCGAACTCCGGATTACGTGATCATCGAAAGATTTTCAAAAGGAAACGGAACCTGAAGTCCACTTGTGTATTCTATGTTCCAGGGAAAGCAAGTGGTGCCGTTTTAGCACACGAAGTAAGGCGTCTTCTCGCTCAAAAGCGCAGTGATGGTTACAAATCAGACAAGGAATTCGCCGGGAAAAAaccttgaagaagaagaaggagattgggagagagagagtgggTTTTTGTTTCTCTGCGAAAACTGAAAACCCTAGCGAAAGCGCgcttgattttattttcgatttttctctgttttcttttctttttaattctagtttgatttgatttgatttgatgcaGGCTCCAGAACATGAACGGGCTACTGCCTGGTGCCTCTCAGCTAGTAATTGAAAGAGCTACGTGATTTATACTTTAGTCCCTATGTGTTTGGTAATATTTCACTTAGATtttcatgatttaaaatttttgatattGACACTATAATGCTGAGTTGTTAAACccataagagttttttttttaaaaaaaaaaatcaaagcaacgttatttaaaaaataaaaaagtcaaattgaatttgaatagCTCAATTAGGTGTAAATAGGTCAATttggatcaaatatttttaatttgacctaCGCTTGAGTCTTGAAAAactttaattgttaatttttatttttatatgctaatttattaaaaaaaaatcaaataataataatctttttaaatgatcaaaaaatattttataaattagataAAGGTAAAAAGGATTTTGCACCCTCATTCAGCACAACacagtaaaattatttaatcGCCTTTACAAGCAAAATTTTCTAAACTTGACTTTAAGAGCTTtatcatccttttattttttttaaagagtaaaattattaatttaactttgattttaaaaataaatattattcaagggttttttattttttatttaatttaaacatagtTAAATTATACCATTGcccttcaaattaaaaaagcttGCCCTTGGATTTAGAGTTActttaggccccgtttgtttgctggaaaatagtttctttttgaaaagtgaattccgaaaaagtgaattattttccgatatttggtagtgtaatggaaaataagttggaaaatactttctagtgtttagttatgtcatgaaaaatgagctggaaaataacttattaatgttttattttctcaagtttattaaaataataaggaacaaatcttataaattaaaaagttgaatgagggtgaaattgaaaaaaaatataattccataaattatctcaaataaaataaataataatcaaaataatagaaatcaaatataaaaaataaaataaaatgaaagatgaagaaattaaaataataataattaacatttcataaattatttcagataaaataagtaacaatcaaaagaatgaggaccaaatttgatagataaaaattttcaataagaaaatgataaggaaaaaacaaataacaattataaaaatgaggaccaaagttaatataaaaattaaattttaagagatgaaattgaaaaataaatattcaaaacaaaaaaaatatatatatagcaatttaagagatgaaattgaaaaataaatattcaaaacaaaaaaaaatatatatatatatatatatatatatatagcaatcaaaagtttgaggatcaaatttgatataatcagcaaataatatgatatttctaaatttttcataactttcaaaaagtgtttttcgtccaaattttccaggaaaacacttttctggaaaccaagccaaatttttctttgactgaaaagtgttttctgttgaccaacttttttaatgacaaataaacacagaaaagtttggaaagtggtttcctggaaaccactttttaggaaacaaacatggccttaatcttctagattttattattttgtaattcttGAGTTTCATTAGGGATGATAGAGTCATTcgttaaataagatttttaaccTTGCCTCATGTTTCTCACTTTATGAGATTATGAGTATTTGTAGATTATCGAGTCCAGTATATACCAAATATCAAGTGTGTTAAAAATCCCCGACCTAATTTAGCCCCTTGCTTTCAGTAAATAAAGAAAGCTAACCATGCAACAGTAGAAAAATAGAAGTTCTTTGGGCTTACAGGTTGTGCTTTCTATACGTCAATCCTATTCCTAAAGGATCTAAAGCTGGCTACTATTATCAGCAGATTATTCTTAGATAGAATTACATTTGATGGAACACATTGTTGGGATATTGCCACTTATGTGGCAGCAGCCCTACTCCAGAAGAGGGTTGCCATTGTCAAGAGCCTGCAGCTGGAGTTGCACCAACCATGTGCACCCATCCAAGATATCAAAGGTTGAcaaccaccattgttgaagaagagctaGAGTTGGCAGTcatctttgttgaagaagagttgGAGCTGGTGGCACCattctcccgtggatgtaggtgtttttgccgaaccacgttaaatattgtgtctcagTGTGCTCAACCTCCTTTGAACAgctatcagtacaccaccggtccgcgcatgggggAGTCGGAATCCCCAACACACTTCTCTAAGGACTCCACATTAATTGAACTCCCTGCTAAGCCACATGGTGATGTTTTCATCATGATAGCTGCAAGATGGACTAGAAAGCCTGAAGATTCTGTCAACTCAGTGGAGCGAGATCAGACCAAAAGGTTGGCTATGGAATTCTGTATGGAATGGGTGCTAACAATCTTGCTAAACAATTGGTTTGTAGCTCTGATGAAGCtgcagagaaaaaataaaagtttcaaAAGTTATTTTCCTGGTGTTGCTTCCTGGATCCAAGAAGCAGTTGTATCTTGCTGTTGAAAAGAGTAAGGGTATTGAAtttctttcttattattttttatagagttttaCTAGAGATATGGAAAAGAATGATACACAATGAGAATAAGACACCCACCCAAACAGCAAATTATCCGTTGCTAATTTTGTTGCTAAGTTTTATTagtaacatattttaattttatctacaaCGGACTTGTTAATTGCTAacaggtttgtttttttagtagtgaTAGGAATCTTAATAGCTGTACATGAAGAAGCCATAGAAACCAAATAGCTCCTATACCAAATCTGTtggaaataaaagcaaaaacaaataagaaagagGAATTAAAAGGATAAATAGTAGAGTTGCAGCTCAATACCAGAAGCAATCTTATTATTCCTTGTTGTTCTGCTCTGTTCAGCTTTTTATAATACAAAGAAGAGTAAAAGACTACAAAGCTGAATTAATAAAGAAGTAGAAATACCTAGACTTCCACAATCTAGAGAAGACCAAGAGAACAACAGCCATAAAAgctaataataaaaagacattGA
The Populus nigra chromosome 3, ddPopNigr1.1, whole genome shotgun sequence genome window above contains:
- the LOC133688600 gene encoding protein ANTI-SILENCING 1 isoform X5, producing MVEAKKVENIEFKWGKQRGVGGKKKDVKFYESFSYDGVEYALYDSVYMYEEGEKEPYIGKLLKIWENADKTKKVKVLWFFCPREISNYLGDEKTAENELFLASGEGVGSTNVNPLEAIAGKCNVVCSSKDSRNPQPSDEELQEADFVFYRTFDVGNCRILDKIDDKIAGIEVKVLLNRVGNQSSSGVPKLDSNKKEVLIEEKVKVAKDSGDLDDRPSKKAKLDDLAKASYDNKVKGVQKVSHDSNGSNSKSVAQTTPASEDKSKSNLTKDRHENNSGLSKRPKPDEKLTRLANGKFPEASLRQPSEEGSKTNCQIQEVTRRPEADRSKWFRGLPWEERMQTAHEQGTLVLLQNLDPSYTSAEVEDIIWHAFKQSCTVKMIQRTALASPHSGQAFVIFQKREVAEMAAAKLDEGCLMLSNGRPLVGSIAAPCFPGKHSTFFGHLVINKLRIHKQREMKEAVSTSHCSQPNTLEYEMAMDWCLLQERSDLALRKLRQQQRQELRKLWVTLKCK
- the LOC133688600 gene encoding protein ANTI-SILENCING 1 isoform X1, whose translation is MVEAKKVENIEFKWGKQRGVGGKKKDVKFYESFSYDGVEYALYDSVYMYEEGEKEPYIGKLLKIWENADKTKKVKVLWFFCPREISNYLGDEKTAENELFLASGEGVGSTNVNPLEAIAGKCNVVCSSKDSRNPQPSDEELQEADFVFYRTFDVGNCRILDKIDDKIAGIEVKVLLNRVGNQSSSGVPKLDSNKKEVSGNVVAANDTRILTRTESYLGEKATSSSHVKFNEVTKINDRLVDNSGETASSISKVKQISDIKPSLANQKSSPGENSASNLGLGEMTKVDKKEGIPSDIIDSSSKDDVGWSESKVDKVFADQVLIEEKVKVAKDSGDLDDRPSKKAKLDDLAKASYDNKVKGVQKVSHDSNGSNSKSVAQTTPASEDKSKSNLTKDRHENNSGLSKRPKPDEKLTRLANGKFPEASLRQPSEEGSKTNCQIQEVTRRPEADRSKWFRGLPWEERMQTAHEQGTLVLLQNLDPSYTSAEVEDIIWHAFKQSCTVKMIQRTALASPHSGQAFVIFQKREVAEMAAAKLDEGCLMLSNGRPLVGSIAAPCFPGKHSTFFGHLVINKLRIHKQREMKEAVSTSHCSQPNTLEYEMAMDWCLLQERSDLALRKLRQQQRQELRKLWVTLKCK
- the LOC133688600 gene encoding protein ANTI-SILENCING 1 isoform X4, whose translation is MVEAKKVENIEFKWGKQRGVGGKKKDVKFYESFSYDGVEYALYDSVYMYEEGEKEPYIGKLLKIWENADKTKKVKVLWFFCPREISNYLGDEKTAENELFLASGEGVGSTNVNPLEAIAGKCNVVCSSKDSRNPQPSDEELQEADFVFYRTFDVGNCRILDKIDDKIAGIEVKVLLNRVGNQSSSGVPKLDSNKKEVSGNVVAANDTRILTRTESYLGEKATSSSHVKFNEVTKINDRLVDNSGETASSISKVKQISDIKPSLANQKSSPGENSASNLGLGEMTKVDKKEGIPSDIIDSSSKDDVGWSESKVDKVFADQVLIEEKVKVAKDSGDLDDRPSKKAKLDDLAKASYDNKVKGVQKVSHDSNGSNSKSVAQTTPASEDKSKSNLTKDRHENNSGLSKRPKPDEKLTRLANGKFPEASLRQPSEEGSKTNCQIQEVTRRPEADRSKWFRGLPWEERMQTAHEQGTLVLLQNLDPSYTSAEVEDIIWHAFKQSCTVKMIQRTALASPHSGQAFVIFQKREVAEMAAAKLDEGCLMLSNGSLHCSTLASGWQHRCSLFPRKAFNLFWSSCYQ
- the LOC133688600 gene encoding protein ANTI-SILENCING 1 isoform X3, which translates into the protein MVEAKKVENIEFKWGKQRGVGGKKKDVKFYESFSYDGVEYALYDSVYMYEEGEKEPYIGKLLKIWENADKTKKVKVLWFFCPREISNYLGDEKTAENELFLASGEGVGSTNVNPLEAIAGKCNVVCSSKDSRNPQPSDEELQEADFVFYRTFDVGNCRILDKIDDKIAGIEVKVLLNRVGNQSSSGVPKLDSNKKEVSGNVVAANDTRILTRTESYLGEKATSSSHVKFNEVTKINDRLVDNSGETASSISKVKQISDIKPSLANQKSSPGENSASNLGLGEMTKVDKKEGIPSDIIDSSSKDDVGWSESKVDKVFADQVLIEEKVKVAKDSGDLDDRPSKKAKLDDLAKASYDNKVKGVQKVSHDSNGSNSKSVAQTTPASEDKSKSNLTKDRHENNSGLSKRPKPDEKLTRLANGKFPEASLRQPSEEGSKTNCQIQEVTRRPEADRSKWFRGLPWEERMQTAHEQGTLVLLQNLDPSYTSAEVEDIIWHAFKQSCTVKMIQRTALASPHSGQAFVIFQKREVAEMAAAKLDEGCLMLSNGRMALYCINVLLLSLHCSTLASGWQHRCSLFPRKAFNLFWSSCYQ
- the LOC133688600 gene encoding protein ANTI-SILENCING 1 isoform X2: MVEAKKVENIEFKWGKQRGVGGKKKDVKFYESFSYDGVEYALYDSVYMYEEGEKEPYIGKLLKIWENADKTKKVKVLWFFCPREISNYLGDEKTAENELFLASGEGVGSTNVNPLEAIAGKCNVVCSSKDSRNPQPSDEELQEADFVFYRTFDVGNCRILDKIDDKIAGIEVKVLLNRVGNQSSSGVPKLDSNKKEVSGNVVAANDTRILTRTESYLGEKATSSSHVKFNEVTKINDRLVDNSGETASSISKVKQISDIKPSLANQKSSPGENSASNLGLGEMTKVDKKEGIPSDIIDSSSKDDVGWSESKVDKVFADQVLIEEKVKVAKDSGDLDDRPSKKAKLDDLAKASYDNKVKGVQKVSHDSNGSNSKSVAQTTPASEDKSKSNLTKDRHENNSGLSKRPKPDEKLTRLANGKFPEASLRQPSEEGSKTNCQIQEVTRRPEADRSKWFRGLPWEERMQTAHEQGTLVLLQNLDPSYTSAEVEDIIWHAFKQSCTVKMIQRTALASPHSGQAFVIFQKREVAEMAAAKLDEGCLMLSNGRYGFTLFQHWCTSIKYFLLRGSTLPVEIPAKAFQFYQYYCPPQLKNYEVKPQTILHVSTWDNRASPSWHLYFPLQSSIVFPFSC